A stretch of DNA from Toxotes jaculatrix isolate fToxJac2 chromosome 15, fToxJac2.pri, whole genome shotgun sequence:
GGAGGAGCACAGGTGAAACTAATTTCTTTGACAATGGCTCAGTTCTGCATTTAGCCAGCATGCAAAATACCAGGACCCACAAAACCGTCTCACCTAAATGTAATATTATCAATAACACCTGTACTTTTCCTGTTATGACAAGCCAAAATACCCACTGTGAAGAAAGGTCTTAATAATCCAGCCCTGCTCTCCTGACAGGCCTTTTtcaaagcagacattttgactggtcatagaaaagcacaggtggaaccAGTAACATTAATGATGACACCGTCCGTTTGAGTCAGCGTGAACAATACCATGACCCTGAAAccgaagcagctaaatggaatccATCCatcattaatttaattatttatacctgtgcttttcttactGTGTCGCTGTTACTTCCGTGAAAAAGCCCTGTCTCTCTCAGAGGCTCCACTTATAATAAGATCACAGCATAGAGCTATACTGTTGCACTAAGGGACAGTAGTGTGTTTTGAATCAATCCCACATACACCATACATACCCCCAAAAGAAAAAGTCCCAGCATGTGCACCACTTACTCCAAGTAACATTTGCTAGAAACTACAATGCTCAGCTGTGATCAgttgttaaatatttatatctTCAGCAGGAACAAATTTAtagctgagaaagaaaaaaggttaaGGAAGTCAGAAAGTGTTAAGAGATGGATGAACATATTGTTGGTTTTAGTGTTTTCTTGggataagaaaaatatagattaACAGCCTTTTcaaatattattatttgaatattacattaatgtttgtttctgtgttgctAGTTGCAGATCTGGGACACAGCAGGTCAGGAGCGCTTCAGGAAGAGCATGGTAGAGCACTACTACCGTAGCGTCCACGCCGTCATCTTTGTTTATGACGTGACCAGCCTCTCCTCCTTCGAAAGCATCCCTGAGTGGATTGAAGAATGCAGCCGACACTGTGTGGGGCCCCTGGTGCCCCGCATCATGGTAGGAAACAAGTGTGATCTGAGGGACCGCCGGGAGGTCCCCACATCGGCTGCCCAGTGTCTTGCAGACAGTTACAACTTCCCATTGTTTGAGACTTCAGCCAAAGACCCTGGTGAGAAGGAACATGTTGATGCTATCTTTCTGACTATAGCTTATAGGCTGAAGAGTCACAAACCTCTGAGACTGAAGCAGCTGAGTGAGAGCAGTGTAAGGCATCTGTGGAACCAGAGAGAACAGGGAGCAGAAACGTGTCAATGCTGAAGTCACCTCCATCCTGTATATATGTACAGCATATGATCAGATGTCACCACAGCCTTCAGGGACAATAATGATGCTGAGGAAAACAGTGTTGAACCAAGCTTCCAATCACTAATACTGAATTCAGAAAAGCCTCTTACAATAAGATAAAAAGGACAGAAGCTTCCTATGATATTACACTTTCTCCTGCCCTCTGTTAAACACAGCTAGTGACAGTATGGGCAGTTCTATATAAATATGTTTGCACAAtaattaaatcaacatttcaaTGAAATGCATGAATGGAAATGGAGTTATGACAAGTATTTGTAGCTCAAACTGCACATAAAATCACTTTAGGTCAAAAAATAGCATTGTAGAGCGCATTTTAGTAAGCAGACAAGTTATATGCTATCACTATGACTTATCCACAGAATTCAGTGcagacagtggaaataaagGGACCAATAAGGTAAAGAGAAACTGTGAAGAAAACTGTGCAATCATTttctttaacatgttttaaaatgatatttaagTTCTTAAATAACTATAACTGCAGCATGAGTTCTGATGCTGTTATTGAATGTGTATTTCTCAAATATAAACATGAACATAACCAGCTTTGTGTCAACTAACTCATTGGCCTTCTCAGTTTTTTTGGTGAGAGCTCAGTTAAACCAAGAACACTAATGACAAAATGTAGCTGTCTTTTGGGACAAAGTGCAAATCCACAGAGTTCACTTGAAATGCATGAGTGAACACAAACTCATCTGTTCTTGAAATTCATGTTATGCTGCAAGATATTTATggtatgagaaaaaaaaatcacatctgacTGATAACTGTTTCTGCATGTATACAACAATGCGAACACTTTCCAACAGTATGGAGATTTGTGACAGTGTAAAACTGCGAATTAATAAAAGTGGTTTTATCTGtctaatttgatttttttttttaagtgtctgttgttttatttggtaCGATGAGTGGGCAGTACTTTCTGCCATCTTAGGCAGCTGCATCACACTGCATTTCCTTATGTATTCTTTTCTGTCATCTCATAGAAACAAGTTATTGCTTCAGTAAGTACAGaatgcagctgctgtggttCATTTGTGCACTTACTGAACTAGATGAGCATCAGCACACATGATCTCCTTTATATTTAGaaatcatttcatgtttcagttttttgatAGATTTTTACACAACATTCAGACTAACATTTATGGAATTATATGTTGACCTTTTTGCATCCAAAAAGGCATGTTAATACATTAATTGAAATTATTGTTAGTGGTGGCTGTTGTATTAATAGTAATAACATcaacagtagcagcagcagtagtagttgTAGCATTAGAATGATTTTGCATAACTGTAACATTATGCACCTTCAAATTATAATCTGCTAATAGCTGCTTAACATTAATTCTAAATGCacataataattataatattgGTTATTCTAGACAAACAGTAGCTTCATCCTAGTTTGAGGTATCTTAATGATGACAATACATTCTCATTACAAAGTCCATTTATGAACTTGTTCAGTTGTCATGAAATCGTGAATGTTCAAATCTTCTTTGATTGCAGTAAAGGTCTCTCTTCTATGTTGGTTTATGGTAACGTTTTACCTCCAACTAGTGGTCAATTCATGCACAGCCACAGCTTTGGTGATATGTTTTCTAAACCATGTAAACTAGCAACTTTCATCGTTGAAATGATGTTTCCCCGACGATTGTTCGAGATATATATATGAAACAAAGCGAGTATTTCCCTTTTGAAACAAGATCAAATTGTCTACCGTGCAATTACAATAAACAGTGCGACTTACTTTGCAATATCCGCGCTCTGTTTGCTGTGACCTCAATCGATGAGCACTAATCGGGGTAGTCATATTTACCAGCTTGCAACAAGTCCATGAACGCAGCACAGTCTGTATTCCTAACGCGGCGTCTCTCTGCGGCCATGGTAACACTTTCCTCAATACTGGACCTGTGATTCAAAAAACCCCAACACGAACAAGTGCTTTTCATGCAGGTATGAGCGTTACGTTCACGTTGGATATTTAGTTGAAGAATATAATTTAGGTTGTTAGccggttgttgttttttttgtctagCTGTGTATTTAACACATGCAGGGAGGATTAAGTAGCGTTCACGTTATTTATTGCCGCACGGTtcgttttgttttctgtctgtggccTAGCGGCAAGCTAGCGAAAGCTAACGTCGGCAAGATGACAGGGTGTAGACAAGAAAAGAAGCGAATTTGAATAGTGGCTTGGTTCAACCGTCTGGTGAACTGTCCGcgataaacatttaaaatcacacTCACTGAAGTCAGCTAGCTTAACTGCCACGCTTTGCCGGGTGTACCAGCTTCATTATATCTGATTGTCAACTGACTTGCATGGAGCTGCACCATCCTGTAATAACGAGGATTTACAAAGTGGTTTCGACCTAGTTTTAAACACGGGGAAAGCAGCATATTCTCATGCCTTTAGGACGCGTCCTAAGATCATAGAGTTTTGGTATAATGTCAGATCCAAGATCTGTGTGTCCGAGGTTTAGATCATATTGAATAGTACATATGTTCGTATATGGCAAGATTTTTCAGATGCTGATCAGGGACAAAATCCCTGATGTGGtttgaaaaaaattctgaatgTTATTCTAAATGAAAGGTTAAATCTGAAATGTTTACTGGACCAGTATTGGGAAAGATTCACAATTTGGGCCTTTAAATTGGTGAACTTCTAGTCCAATGTAACCATGGttcaatattttatataatcTGTATATAAACGTACGTATTGtacactcagttgtcagtttattagatTCACCCAAccaaaactaatgcagtctaatacaccAGTCCTGCAATATATGCTCCCCTCACAAAGGAAAGCTGTGGTTGAACTGTATTagttgtatatgtgtatataccGCATGCACTTGGAAATagatgcatttttattttattttttttaatgttatgttttatttggGTAACAATGTGCAACGAGCAGAAGAGTATGCAACAAAGGAGTGTGTCCAGTTAGGGCGTGGGTCTGTTTGTGTTGAGATGTTTGCTTTGTGCATTCAAATGTTGAGGTTGAGTGTTGCTATCTGTATTGTgcttgtatttttgcttttgtttttgggaTGAGGAGGTGTGGAGGGTAGAAATATAGAAACAGAATTAAGGGGCTGACATATGTGAGGTTACCAGTGTTCTTTAAGTTGTATGCTTAAATGTGATACACTTATTATGAAATGCTAATAAAACTACACACATAAAACTTTGTAACTAACCTTTAGCCAACTTCATTGATCCAGTCAAAGTAATTACTTATATTTGTCCTCACCATATAGCTATTATTCAGCATGAATTTGGCAGAGATATGCGACAACGCCAAGAAGGGCCGTGAGTATGCTCTGCTTGGGAACTATGACTCCTCCATTGTGTACTACCAGGGCGTCATTCAGCAGATCCACAAGCACTGTCAGTCCCTCAGAGATCCTGCACTTAAAGTCAAATGGCAACAGGTGAGTTCCCCAAATCCCTGACCACACTGTGTTCTCTCACCAGTTATTAAACAGTCAGTAAAGGGGAGCTGTGGGACTGCATTTCAGCAGTACAAATATTTGGGAACCAGTCATGGAATGTAAATCTAATTTGGCCTGTCACTAGCTGTGGATGTGACAGGGTGGGTTTCTTCTACCTGCTTCCTCTTtgcttctctgctttctctctttgtgagGTTTGATgacaaatgctttttttgtgtttattgtttggttttatttagggctggacttttttgtctttatgaTCCATTGACTACCATCTACAAGTGGAAAAAGCTCCTTTGAAACATTAAAGCTTTCCTATAAACCCAGTATTGTTTCACCACAGTCATCTATGCACATCAACTGCCGTGTTTTCAGTAGGATGCTCTGTGATGTGGTGCTGATAtacttcttcttttgtttgtcaTCAGGTCCGGCAGGAGCTCACTGAGGAGTATGAGCAGGTGAAAGGCATTATGGTAACGCTCGAGAGCTTTAAGTCAGAGAAGCCAGTCGACATCCTAGTACCTCAATCCGACGAGAGACCTGAGGATCCCACAGTTTGGCCCCCTCCCATCCCTGCagaacacaggtgtgtgtgtgtgtgtgtagaagttACATCTTTGACCCAAAGCCTTTGCGTACTTTATGCAGGGTCCATCACTACAAAATAAAGTGTCatggacatttttttccacttttcgtATGATCACTTATATGTCAACATATAGGtgaagtttttatgtttttgctagcaaaaacaacatttaagaCAAGAAGACAGAATCATTTTTTTAGCTCATATTAACATTTCATTGTCACATACATTTGAGGCCGTTCGACTGACGACAATTTCAATCAGTCTCCAAAAAACAGATGCACATCCATTAGTTTTATACAATAATATACACtgaaagttgaaaaaaaaaacccacacactgctgtcttgTGTCCAGTTCTTATTTTATCCTATTCAGAATAAAAGAACTGGAACAGGACTGCAGTGCGtgggtattttttatttatttttgtcttccaGTGTGGGTTTTGTGTGGCCAAGTATGATCCAGGAGACGTAGTTAATTTAGTTTCTGGCAGAGCTGATTATTATTGATACTACCCACAAAGTCTGTGGGACAAAATACCTCTATACGGAAGCACTTTGAAGTACAAAGAAGCCTATTTTGCATAATCTGTTTCATCTCTACACAGTGTGATCTGCcatgttagatttttttctactgtctGTTCATTAAACTGGACATATCAAGCCTTACCACCACAGTGAACTAGCAGAGCTGGTTTAAAGTTAATGGGAACATTTGGCAtactttatcatcatcatcatttcccTCATTGCAAATTATCTGTATAGTTAATTATCTGTATAGTTAATTATCTGTATAGTTAATACATATACATAATATAGTTAATATAATTGAGTcctatgtgtgtctctgtaggAATCCTGTTGCAGTGAAGCGTCCCAACAGtgcagtgaagcagcagaggaaggacTCCCCTGGTCTGCAGCATCGAGGGGCAGGTCCAGGGGGCCGCGGTCAGGCCAACCCTAAACCAGACCGGCCAGGATTCAGAGACGCCCGAGGCACAAAGGCCAAAGACGATAAGGTCAGACTGCAGTTGATGATTGGTGGCTGACTGGAAGGATAGGAGTCtgtgccaggaaaaaaaaaacatttttttttctctaacagGGAAAGAAAGGGGCTGGAGATGCACCAGGGGAAGTAGAACAGAAGAAATTTGATGGCACAGGATACGAGAGTGACCTGGTGGACTCACTGGAGAGAGATATTGTGTCCCGTAACCCTAACGTACACTGGTATGgtaacatacacacagtttctcCTTAACACATTTTGCTGTggggcctgttttttttttagcattgcTGACTGAACTCTCTTGGTGAACCGTAGGGATGACATTGCTGATCTGGAAGATGCGAAGAAGCTGCTGAGAGAAGCAGTGGTGTTACCCATGTGGATGCCTGACTTTTTTAAGGGCATTCGTCGCCCTTggaaggtacacacacacatacacacactgtggaaGGAAAGAACAATACTGACCAGTGACAGAAAGTAAAGTTACCTACATTGAACTAAGTTCTTCTGCCATTAGTCTCAGCTCTTTCTAACTGTTTCTATGACAACGGTTAAAAAGGAATGACTTACACCTGCCCAGGGAGGTGATGTGTATGTTATAACTTGTATGGCGCAACCAGCTTTTTCAAGGTTGTAGTGTAGCTCCCAAACTATACTCAAACTGAGGTGCATTTGAACCTGGTACAGCAGCCTGCTGTTCTTTTGTCAAAAATGAACACAACTTTAATTCTCTCATAAGTTGGCGTCACTAACATCTTTCGTCAAAGATGTCTTTCGCTCAGACTGAATGACCAGTCGgggagtttcttttttttctgtaccaGCCTGAGTTGAATTTCATCATGTGAGGCGTCTTCCCCTCAGGCCTGCCATGTGAGGTCTTACTTTATCGGTTACTTTAACGGtttttaacagcagcacagtgaagtCCATTTGTCTGatacatgcatgcataagtgaactctttattcagtttgaataGGTgtagagtctttttttttttttttagataaatgaAAGTGCAGTAAAATGAAAGATTAATACATTAGtcatagaaaacacacattttgagtTCATGATCGTTTTATTGTCACACAGGTAGGCTGGAGGTATTTGTTTCATTATAACTGACATGTAGTGTAAAGATCTGTGCTGCACAGTTACTGCATGTGTGCCCTCCCACTCACACTCCCACCTACTCCCGCTGAGATTCCGATAAATCCCATCTGGATCAGTTTTTTACACTGAAGATCTGTCTGCCCCATCCTGCTGGGAATATAGTAGGGCAGTAGGGACCACAGATACATAAAAATGTAAGTCTAATCTCCATAGCAACACACGCAGACCAGATATGTCAGACATCAGTGCGGCATCAATGTCTGACTAATGTTAACAGCGGAGATTTGCATCTGGGATGGAAATTTTGTTTAATATCATTGACATTCAAATcaaatgtgtgtaaaaacaatgagaaaacagctgcaaatctgtgtttcttttggCATTAGCTCTCCCTCAAGCTTCCATGAGTCAGCAATGAATCAGAGCTGAATCACTATTTGTTGTGTTACAGTGCAGTAGACATAATCATTTTCTTTGCAGTCCAGTTTTTTCTCCATTTGTCAGTGTAGAGTTGTGCTTCCATTTTGCAGCAACACAAAAGCATTTCTAGCTGCCAAAACTGATGGAAAAGGTGCTGTGTTCCAATTGTGTCCTTTAGGACTGACacttgtgtgtctctgtctgtctacatTGTGGACACATACACTCAGGTGCACAACTagatttcagaataaaataaggtttactcAGGTTTACAAATTATGCAAAAGAGCAGTGATGCTTTTGCTCATTTGCAAGGGATTGTGTGTGGTAAGGACTGTAAATTACAGTAGAGAATATCTACCACGAGTAATTCTGATCAGATCTGTTGGTTTTCAGTCAGGTTGGGGCAGATGCAGCACTCTCTgctttctcagatttttttgaACTGCCTGCGCATCCTTATTCCTGACACATACCGATGTTTGCAGGGGAATTGAAGTGAATACGCCGTTTTCTGATAGCAGCAGGAGATGGTTTGATATATCTGTCAGTATTACGTTAATCTAGGCTGTTACAGTGATGCTTTCTGTGACTGTTAGAAGCTGTTCTCATTCCTTGTCAGCCCAAAAgcctttctgtgtttctgtgtacatttgtttttgtatcttGAGTTTAACAGCAGGTGTGTTTTTTCTCAGGGTGTGTTAATGGTCGGCCCTCCAGGGACAGGGAAGACCATGTTAGCCAAAGCTGTGGCCACAGAATGTGGGACTACGTTCTTCAATGTGTCGTCCTCCACCCTTACTTCCAAATACAGGGGCGAGTCAGAAAAACTTGTTCGTCTGCTGTTCGAAATGGTAAGTATATGTGCATGTGGGTATATGAGAGGCAGGGTGAGTCATCCACTAATCGCAGGGTGGGTGATTCAATCCCCAGCTCTGTCCAAATATCGAAGTGTCCTCGGACAAGACACTGAATCCCAAATTGGTTATGTAGGTTAGATGAGCAGGTAGCATGGTGGCTCGCTGACGTCcgtctgtgtgcgtgtgggttGAGTGAAAGGCAAATTGTGTGGTAGTTTGTACAAAAGCGTTATGTAAAAATGCAGGTCTTTAACACCAAACGTCACAATTCAAAAAAGGGGAACAATCTTTTTAAACAATTTTCTTTTCCTAGGCTCGGTTTTATGCACCAACAACCATCTTCATAGATGAGATTGACTCCATCTGTGGCAGGAGAGGAACATCCGATGAACATGAAGCCAGCCGCAGGGTCAAGTCAGAACTTCTGGTTCAGATGGATGGTGAGTGGAGAAGTGCACTGGGGAAGTGAAAATATGAGGAAGTTTCTAATAGAGTTTTTTTGTGgagttaagttaaaaaaaataaatgccaaCAGAAATTACAATCAAAAGCATAAATGGTACAGTGACAGTCCTGTCCTGTGGTGTTTGGGATGAAATCTACTTCCTCAATGTTTTTGACATAATCTGTCCAAATCTGTAGAAAGCCCAGTATTAAACTGAGGATCCAAGATCTTATGTCACATGAAATGTGAACCTAGGTGTGGGGGGAGCCCTGGAAAATGATGACCCCTCTAAGATGGTGATGGTCCTCGCTGCCACCAACTTCCCCTGGGACATTGACGAGGCGTTACGACGGCGCCTGGAGAAGCGGATCTACATCCCTCTGCCCACAGGTGACctcacaacagcagaaaaaaacagcgaTGGTCACCGTAGCAGTCTAACAGAGGCGGCACACAACACTCAAAACAGTGAAACTACGATAAGAGTAATTAATATTGATTCACACTGTGCACTCACTGATGGGTCAATAGTGTTTTATTTACTCGCCTAATCTGTTTTGATAGTACACAAATATCCATTCATCCGAAACTGATGTTCAGATGTGTCATGCTAATATCTGATtactgctgctttgtgtgtgtgtgtatgtgtgtgtgtgtgtgtgtgtgtgtgtgtgtgtgtgtatatgtgtagcTGTGGGCCGTGTAGAGCTTCTGAAGATCAACctgaaggaggtggaggtggcTGCTGACGTGGACCTGGACCTCATTGCTGAGAAGATTGAGGGCTACTCTGGAGCAGACATCACCAACGTctgcaggtttgtgtttgttagtgtgCGTATACTTTTGACTGACTCTTGAGAACAACTAGAACATGGCACAAAATTACAGTACGTgcaacttttccttttttaccaGCTGGATTTTTACTTAAATGGTAAACAAAGCTACACAGAcattgtgtgtgcgtgagcggttgtctgtatttgtgtgtcggccctgccATTAACTGGCGGCCAGTCCAGGGTGTAGCCCGCCTTTCggccatagtcagctgggataggctccagatGAATGAATCTGCGTAGCGACACACAGGATTTGATTTTCTCTTTAACTCTGGGGGCTGGCGTAGCTGTGGTGTTGTTTAATGAGATATGAGGAATGCACAAGGTATAGGATGGTCATTTAAAGGCTACATCAGCCAGTGAACAAAAGAGATCTGAGCATGACTAGATTCGGGGGAAGCAGTTCATGAtattcactgatgtgtttgtgactcATTGAGCAcaggagaaaattaaaaatcaaatgttttgattgGAGGTGACATTTTCCAGTTTGTCCTGTGAACTTCCAACCCTTAAATTCCTGTTCTTCATTATTTAATTTAGCTCTGGGAACTTATAGTATTACTGTATTTAGTCTTCATAAATTCATAGAAAAGGAGAGTTGAACCTCAGAGCTGCATCACTGTGCCTTGTCCAGTCACCCTCAAACaacattcttcttctttcccaAAGCCCACCCCAGCCCTTTGAATACTAATCAACCAAGTTCCTTTAATTAAACGACTAATTAGCTCCAACTCTACATAACCATGTTAATTTATCATTGCACACAGAAGCTCATAGAAATGGCTGTGACTGAACAATCAAAGACTAAACCCTgatttttacacacatacatactttGCATACAAATGTAATATTTAATCATCAGATTATCAGGTCGTGCTTCTCTGTCTGTTGTCCTCTGTTCTTATCAGCAGCTGTCAGTTATCAGCTGTCTCTCCAAACAGACGCAGGATTGTTTTGGCTACTTTggctcacacgcacacactcacacaagctcAGGTACACTTTCAGGCCGTTGAGTGTGTGTTGAGTAACTGTCCCCTGccccttctctcttcctgtctttgcaCATATTTCAGGGATGCATCCATGATGGCAATGCGTCGTCGAATCCAAGGCCTGAGCCCTGAGGAGATCCGAGCTCTGTCCAAAGACGAGCTGCAGATGCCTGTGACCATGGAGGACTTCACCCTCACTCTCAAGAAGATCTCCaagtctgtctctgctgccgACCTGGAAAAATACGAGGCCTGGATGGCTGAATTTGGGTCAGTATAGAGAACGGTAGCATTTAGACCCAGAGGGACCAGAACCTTAAAAGGAGGACTTGTAGCCTTGAAAATGATGAAGAGCAGGGACTCGGGGGCGTATGTCACGGAGCTGAGTGAACTCACATCAGACTGGTGCCTTTGAGAGAACGTGACAAGAGCTTTCAGTGGCATCGCTCCTGCCCTTTCACATATTCTCcccatgttgttgttttgacaCAGTTGTCTGTGTAGAGACTGTCAATCATCCAGCTGCTGACTGACTTAAGTGGCCTGAGGACGAATGGGTTGAACTTCTCTCACACAGGGaacttttaatgtaaaaagTAGCCTAATGCACAAAGGTAGGCCAGGGAATACAGACTAGTTTTACTGAGGCCTCATGCAAGAGCATTTTTAGATTTTCATCCTAAACCTCTTTTTTTGCACGAGCGTTCCGAGTTGGATTCTCCAAACTCTCTTAGCTACACAAACCTGTTGTAAATTGCCCATTTCAAACTGATCAATGCCAACTGTCAAGATTCAGGTGAGTGTTTGTGACAGTGTTTGGATAAATAGCGCCTTCAAAATTGCTTCATAAGCATCACAGTTGTGCTGCGCACACGCACGTCAGCCACTCGTTGCTCTGCCCAGACCACAACAAGTAAATTTTtaacctgtgggaaacactgtatTCATTTTAGCCGGTTTCTGTATCATAGGTCACCTTCAGATTCCCTCAGATTAAGGCATTATAATTCAGACTTTCTGTTCATGACTAGTGTGATGGAACAAGTCTGGACAACAGATGAATTTCATTTGTTCTTAAGAGAAAATTCTAGGTACAAAAAAAGTGTGGCAAAGGCGACTAATTAGCTTAAATCACCTAAGAACAAATCTGTTAGTACTGGTTCTTGCATGAGGCCCATTGTCTTAAAGAACTGTATGTTTGAGCACTTTCAGTGTATTTCCTTGAGGAGCAAATGTATTTACTACTGACTGAACACACTTGAAGTACCACTGTTATGTGATGAAATGTGCGttattatgtgtttgtgtttgtatgggttttttttttttcttttttttgttggttttaatatctatttttattttagttctgtTGAGACAAACAAATGTAGTCAAACTAATACAACATGGCCACACGGATTCTTTATTAAAGGATACAGTTAATCCTCGCCTAAAACCTCGCCTGCTTAATGGTTCCTGTATTTTATGAAAACTGTTAACTTGATCTCCCCTGAACAGAGTCAGGTTCTGTGTTGTATTGGGCAAGTTCTCCTTCAGGTGGAGACAGGATGAGTTGAGTGATCAGATGAATCCTGTGTGAACCAGTGATGGACTCAATCCACAACAAATGGATGTTTCTTACTTACTCTACTGGTTTCACATTCGGTTTTCAGGCTGCCTCATGTGTATAGCACACCCTGCTTAGAGCAAATAATTAACCTCTAAAAGCTCCATTCGTTGTGTAGTATTTGGCAATTGAACTGTCTTGTTAATCATTATTCCATGATAACAAGGCTATTGAAATATTTATCGTGAAAGTTAATTCTCTGAAATActattttggcaaaaaaaaaaaaaagtcccaccTTCTAGCTGGTTCCAGTTTGCTCATCCATGTCATACTGTCTTCATCAGCAGTTTGCTCAGTTGTGGAAATGGATCTGTTGACATTTGAGCTAAAAATTAATTCTATTACCTTGAACTCAAGAGGACTGTGATAGAGATAAAAGCTCAGGAAAAAGACTTGTAAATTGCCCTTTGGTTGGAATTATTTTGTCAAGcgattgttttgatttgttagGCCAGTGATGTCAGCTGTGGCGTATggtacattacaaaaaaaaatactccataCTCAAAATAACTGATTGCTGACAGTATGATCTGTATCTCTGCTACAGAGTAGTTGAGAGACTCAGTCTAAATGCAGCTTTCTAATGACCTATTACATGTGTTAATAACAGTGAACAGTGAgcggctttttaaaaaaaatcacaaaactggaaaacaggAAAGAGTAAAATTGGCCTCTGAATGTTTTATCTGTTGTCAGTTGTAGAAATCCCTGGTCCATCAGTCAAccacagtgctgctgaatggtaaagtgtgtgaatgtatgtgcaCACCACACTGCTCTACTGACATTTTAGATCTGTAGCAGAAACAGTGAATCTTACAGAACAATGTGTAGATTTGTCTCTGTTTATCTGGGACAGATTGAAGCAGGATCAGACATATGTACATTTGC
This window harbors:
- the katnal1 gene encoding katanin p60 ATPase-containing subunit A-like 1, yielding MQLLFSMNLAEICDNAKKGREYALLGNYDSSIVYYQGVIQQIHKHCQSLRDPALKVKWQQVRQELTEEYEQVKGIMVTLESFKSEKPVDILVPQSDERPEDPTVWPPPIPAEHRNPVAVKRPNSAVKQQRKDSPGLQHRGAGPGGRGQANPKPDRPGFRDARGTKAKDDKGKKGAGDAPGEVEQKKFDGTGYESDLVDSLERDIVSRNPNVHWDDIADLEDAKKLLREAVVLPMWMPDFFKGIRRPWKGVLMVGPPGTGKTMLAKAVATECGTTFFNVSSSTLTSKYRGESEKLVRLLFEMARFYAPTTIFIDEIDSICGRRGTSDEHEASRRVKSELLVQMDGVGGALENDDPSKMVMVLAATNFPWDIDEALRRRLEKRIYIPLPTAVGRVELLKINLKEVEVAADVDLDLIAEKIEGYSGADITNVCRDASMMAMRRRIQGLSPEEIRALSKDELQMPVTMEDFTLTLKKISKSVSAADLEKYEAWMAEFGSV
- the zgc:101559 gene encoding ras-related protein Rab-33B isoform X1; its protein translation is MAIENKPGEEFDTVFIRNDSLELSSHHDYETVQARIFKIIVIGDSNVGKTCLTYRFCGGTFLKNPEATIGVDFRERTLELDGESIKLQIWDTAGQERFRKSMVEHYYRSVHAVIFVYDVTSLSSFESIPEWIEECSRHCVGPLVPRIMVGNKCDLRDRREVPTSAAQCLADSYNFPLFETSAKDPGEKEHVDAIFLTIAYRLKSHKPLRLKQLSESSVRHLWNQREQGAETCQC
- the zgc:101559 gene encoding ras-related protein Rab-33B isoform X2 yields the protein MAIENKPGEEFDTVFIRNDSLELSSHHDYETVQARIFKIIVIGDSNVGKTCLTYRFCGGTFLKNPEATIGVDFRERTLELDGESIKIWDTAGQERFRKSMVEHYYRSVHAVIFVYDVTSLSSFESIPEWIEECSRHCVGPLVPRIMVGNKCDLRDRREVPTSAAQCLADSYNFPLFETSAKDPGEKEHVDAIFLTIAYRLKSHKPLRLKQLSESSVRHLWNQREQGAETCQC